Proteins from a genomic interval of Leifsonia shinshuensis:
- the lhgO gene encoding L-2-hydroxyglutarate oxidase: MLEESMGPSVVVVGGGILGLAVAAHAAQRGTKVTLLEKEDHWAAHQTGHNSGVVHAGPYYRPGSLKARMCAAGNASMIAFARDHDIPYAVPGKLIVATDDSELDGLHELHRRAEANGVPCRLIDADEASEYEPEVYAVEALRVETTGIIDYPAVCRALAEIASRHGAELHTGARVTAIHDTADGVVVEHEGGEARGALLVNCAGLQADRIALLAGVEPEVRIVPFRGEYYELVPERRDLVRGLIYPVPDPQLPFLGVHLTRMIDGSVHAGPNAVLALKREGYRWRDIDLRDAADALTYPGFLRMASHNLETGVREVTRSLSRSAFAASLARLVPRIERRDIVRAGAGVRAQAVRRDGTLADDFVIQRSRHQLHVLNAPSPAATSALEIAAYLVAETGVPA, translated from the coding sequence GTGCTGGAGGAGTCGATGGGTCCGAGCGTCGTCGTGGTCGGAGGAGGCATCCTCGGCCTGGCCGTCGCCGCGCACGCGGCGCAGCGCGGCACCAAGGTCACCCTCCTGGAGAAGGAGGACCACTGGGCCGCCCATCAGACCGGCCACAACAGCGGGGTCGTCCACGCGGGGCCGTACTACCGGCCGGGCTCGCTCAAGGCGCGGATGTGCGCGGCGGGGAACGCCTCCATGATCGCCTTCGCACGCGACCACGACATCCCCTACGCCGTGCCGGGCAAGCTGATCGTCGCGACCGACGACAGTGAGCTCGACGGCCTGCACGAGCTGCACAGGCGGGCCGAGGCCAACGGTGTCCCGTGCCGCCTCATCGACGCCGACGAGGCCTCCGAGTACGAGCCGGAGGTGTATGCCGTGGAGGCGCTCCGGGTGGAGACGACGGGCATCATCGACTACCCGGCGGTCTGCCGGGCTCTCGCCGAGATCGCGAGCAGGCACGGCGCCGAGCTGCACACCGGGGCGCGGGTGACCGCGATCCACGACACCGCCGACGGCGTCGTCGTCGAGCACGAGGGCGGCGAGGCGCGCGGAGCGCTGCTGGTCAACTGCGCCGGGCTGCAGGCCGACCGCATCGCCCTCCTCGCCGGCGTCGAGCCGGAGGTGCGCATCGTCCCGTTCCGCGGCGAGTACTACGAGCTCGTCCCGGAGCGCCGCGACCTCGTCCGCGGGCTGATCTACCCGGTCCCCGACCCGCAGCTGCCGTTCCTCGGCGTCCACCTGACCCGGATGATCGACGGCTCCGTGCACGCCGGCCCGAACGCCGTGCTGGCCCTCAAGCGCGAGGGCTACCGCTGGCGGGACATCGACCTCCGCGACGCGGCCGACGCGCTCACCTATCCCGGGTTCCTCCGGATGGCGTCGCACAACCTGGAGACCGGAGTGCGCGAGGTGACCCGCTCGCTCAGCCGCTCGGCCTTCGCCGCGAGCCTGGCGCGACTGGTGCCGCGGATCGAGCGCAGGGACATCGTGCGCGCCGGGGCCGGCGTGCGCGCGCAGGCCGTGCGGAGGGACGGGACGCTCGCGGACGACTTCGTCATCCAGCGCTCCCGCCACCAGCTCCACGTGCTCAACGCGCCCTCCCCGGCGGCGACGAGCGCTCTGGAGATCGCGGCGTACCTGGTCGCGGAGACCGGCGTCCCGGCCTGA
- a CDS encoding sugar transferase, with translation MTVVRPRSVAGAVGGRTPRSWRRFAVSGGVESLRPGDGRPWAHSYLVRLRITDTVIILAAIGTAFVVRFGPHDVAASVAGFPVPYALISLLIALSWSIALSAGHTRDARVCGTGLTEYRRVASASALTFGLLAIVFLVGDVNVARGYFILALPAGALALLGSRWMWRRWLIGQQRYDHYLSRALVVGDRDDVGYVAAQIQAKSGAAYHVVGVATENAGRDLIDIGTERLPVVGGLSDVTDAARRLGVDTVIVAGQPRGGSRYIRDLGWALEGTATDLVLASRLTDVAGPRIHFRPVEGLPLIHVEIPQFEGGKHILKRMLDIVLAGAALIVLAVPMLIVGLLVRLDSPGPALFRQDRVGRNGSTFKMLKFRSMVVDAEARLAELNDKNEGNGLLFKLKDDPRVTRIGHIIRKYSIDEFPQLWNVLVGDMSLVGPRPPLRREVDGYESHVHRRLYIKPGLTGMWQVNGRSDLSWEESVRLDLYYVENWSLTGDLVILWRTARVLLHPTGAY, from the coding sequence ATGACGGTCGTGCGCCCCCGCTCCGTCGCCGGAGCCGTCGGCGGCCGCACCCCGCGCTCCTGGCGGCGCTTCGCCGTCTCCGGAGGCGTCGAGAGCCTCCGCCCGGGCGACGGCCGCCCGTGGGCGCACTCCTACCTGGTGCGGCTGCGGATCACCGACACGGTCATCATCCTCGCCGCGATCGGCACCGCCTTCGTCGTGCGCTTCGGCCCCCACGACGTCGCCGCGAGCGTCGCCGGCTTCCCGGTGCCCTACGCGCTGATCTCGCTCCTGATCGCGCTCAGCTGGTCGATCGCCCTCTCCGCCGGGCACACCAGGGACGCGCGGGTCTGCGGCACCGGCCTCACCGAGTACCGCCGCGTGGCGTCCGCCAGCGCGCTGACCTTCGGCCTGCTCGCCATCGTCTTCCTCGTCGGCGACGTGAACGTCGCCCGCGGCTACTTCATCCTCGCGCTCCCCGCCGGCGCGCTCGCGCTGCTCGGCAGCCGGTGGATGTGGCGGCGCTGGCTCATCGGCCAGCAGCGCTACGACCACTACCTCTCCCGCGCCCTCGTGGTCGGCGACCGCGACGACGTCGGCTACGTCGCCGCGCAGATCCAGGCGAAGTCGGGAGCGGCCTACCACGTGGTCGGCGTCGCGACCGAGAACGCCGGCCGCGACCTGATCGACATCGGCACCGAGCGGCTCCCGGTCGTCGGCGGCCTGTCCGACGTCACGGACGCCGCGCGCCGCCTCGGCGTCGACACCGTGATCGTCGCCGGGCAGCCGCGCGGCGGCAGCCGGTACATCCGCGACCTGGGCTGGGCCCTGGAGGGCACCGCGACCGACCTCGTGCTGGCGTCGCGGCTGACCGACGTGGCCGGGCCGCGCATCCACTTCCGGCCGGTCGAGGGCCTGCCGCTGATCCACGTCGAGATCCCGCAGTTCGAGGGCGGCAAGCACATCCTCAAGCGGATGCTCGACATCGTGCTCGCGGGAGCGGCCCTGATCGTCCTGGCCGTCCCGATGCTGATCGTCGGCCTGCTGGTCCGCCTGGACTCGCCGGGGCCCGCGCTGTTCCGGCAGGACCGGGTGGGCCGCAACGGCTCGACCTTCAAGATGCTGAAGTTCCGCTCGATGGTCGTCGACGCGGAGGCGCGGCTGGCCGAGCTGAACGACAAGAACGAGGGCAACGGCCTGCTGTTCAAGCTCAAGGACGACCCGCGCGTCACCCGCATCGGCCACATCATCCGCAAGTACTCCATCGACGAGTTCCCGCAGCTGTGGAACGTGCTCGTCGGCGACATGAGTCTCGTCGGTCCGCGTCCGCCGCTGCGACGCGAGGTCGACGGCTACGAGAGCCACGTCCACCGCCGCTTGTACATCAAGCCGGGTCTCACGGGGATGTGGCAGGTCAACGGCCGCTCCGACCTCTCCTGGGAGGAGAGCGTCCGGCTCGACCTGTACTACGTGGAGAACTGGTCGCTCACCGGCGACCTGGTGATCCTCTGGCGCACGGCTCGCGTGCTCCTGCATCCCACCGGCGCCTACTGA
- a CDS encoding acyltransferase, whose amino-acid sequence MTIITSTARAEEATAAPAGSASVAPGAEVDPRARIGARTRVWNLAHVREDATIGADCVVGRGAYVGPGVRIGDNCKLQNYALVYEPAVLGDGVFVGPAAVFTNDVFPRAVNPDGSLKSAEDWDAVGVTVLTGASIGARAVCIAPVRIGRWALVAAGSVVRSDVPDYALVAGVPARRIGWVGEAGFPLVDEGAGRWRCPRTRHGYRENDGILIREEDLA is encoded by the coding sequence ATGACCATCATCACCAGCACAGCGAGAGCGGAGGAGGCGACGGCCGCTCCGGCCGGCTCGGCCTCCGTCGCTCCGGGCGCCGAGGTCGATCCGCGGGCGCGGATCGGCGCGCGCACCCGGGTGTGGAACCTCGCCCACGTGCGCGAGGACGCCACGATCGGCGCGGACTGCGTAGTCGGCCGCGGGGCCTATGTCGGCCCGGGCGTCCGCATCGGCGACAACTGCAAGCTGCAGAACTACGCCCTCGTGTACGAGCCGGCCGTGCTCGGGGACGGCGTCTTCGTCGGCCCGGCCGCGGTCTTCACCAATGACGTCTTCCCGCGCGCGGTGAACCCGGACGGCTCGCTCAAGTCCGCGGAGGACTGGGACGCCGTCGGCGTGACCGTCCTGACCGGCGCCTCGATCGGGGCGCGCGCCGTCTGCATCGCCCCGGTGCGGATCGGGCGCTGGGCGCTCGTGGCCGCCGGCTCGGTCGTCCGCTCGGACGTCCCCGACTACGCGCTCGTCGCCGGGGTGCCCGCCCGCCGGATCGGCTGGGTCGGCGAGGCCGGCTTCCCGCTGGTCGACGAGGGCGCCGGCCGGTGGCGCTGCCCGCGCACCCGGCACGGCTACCGCGAGAACGACGGCATCCTGATCCGCGAGGAGGACCTCGCATGA
- a CDS encoding SOS response-associated peptidase has product MCGRFALDSETDELIQEFVAAGGDFREWRPTFSLAPTDRVPIVRERVRSGTGELERTVDAAVWDFHPAFIRESKRPNFNARLETVASNGLWKGAFASSRALVPMRGYYEWTGEAGHKDAHFLHAADGGLLAAAGIYTARKLGDEWQVSTAIITRPARDASGEIHDRMPVFLESSAWDEYLDPAKLDEQGKERMVDFLTTESERTSPGITSYEVDRRVNNSRTIDPADPTLIEPLEKE; this is encoded by the coding sequence ATGTGCGGACGATTCGCCCTCGACTCGGAGACCGATGAGCTGATCCAGGAGTTCGTCGCCGCGGGCGGCGATTTCCGCGAGTGGCGGCCGACGTTCTCGCTCGCGCCGACGGACCGGGTGCCCATCGTGCGGGAGCGCGTACGCAGCGGGACCGGCGAGCTGGAGCGCACCGTCGACGCCGCGGTGTGGGACTTCCACCCGGCCTTCATCCGCGAGTCCAAGCGGCCCAACTTCAACGCGCGGCTGGAGACCGTCGCCAGCAACGGGCTGTGGAAGGGCGCCTTCGCCTCCTCGCGCGCGCTCGTCCCGATGCGTGGCTACTACGAGTGGACGGGCGAGGCCGGCCACAAGGACGCGCACTTCCTGCACGCCGCCGACGGGGGCCTGCTCGCCGCCGCCGGCATCTACACCGCCCGCAAGCTCGGCGACGAGTGGCAGGTCTCCACCGCGATCATCACGCGCCCCGCCCGCGACGCCTCCGGTGAGATCCACGACCGGATGCCGGTGTTCCTCGAGTCCTCCGCGTGGGACGAGTACCTCGACCCCGCGAAGCTCGACGAGCAGGGCAAGGAGCGCATGGTCGACTTCCTGACCACGGAGTCCGAGCGGACCTCGCCGGGCATCACCAGCTACGAGGTCGACCGCCGGGTGAACAACTCGCGGACCATCGACCCGGCCGACCCGACGCTCATCGAGCCGCTCGAGAAGGAGTGA
- a CDS encoding glycosyltransferase produces MHLNSLELGGTQINALDLAVTLRAHHGIQSVLVGAKETLPAGPSLLDIAAERGIAVEVYEPEESILGRGRQLTALARKHGARLVHVYGSWGGGARPTYWGYSRFGRRPWVQTVYEMEVSPKIKRHMPLIVGTGYLIDELEHRPGRTILISPPVDTDADRPDDAAGAAFRRELGLDGKLLVIVSRLDASMKALPIGLAIEAMRTLPDDTTLAIVGTGDDAARLRAAGDRVNQAVGRAAVRFVGPMANPRPAYAAADVVLGMGSSAARGLAFGKPLVVQGEAGWSELFEERTAAALARYSFWSADAVEQPVERLAGIVAPLLADDARRAELGELGRRFAVERFGLTLMAARLAGFYGEAVGAYGLRRWGADLGPELAILARKAAGSVPRRSRTRRDEVPA; encoded by the coding sequence GTGCACCTCAACAGCCTCGAGCTCGGGGGAACCCAGATCAACGCGCTCGATCTGGCCGTGACGCTGCGCGCTCACCACGGGATCCAGTCCGTGCTCGTGGGAGCCAAGGAGACGCTTCCCGCCGGACCCTCGCTGCTGGACATCGCCGCGGAGCGCGGCATCGCCGTCGAGGTGTACGAGCCGGAGGAGTCGATCCTCGGCCGCGGACGGCAGCTCACCGCCCTCGCCCGGAAGCACGGAGCCCGGCTCGTGCACGTGTACGGATCGTGGGGAGGCGGCGCGCGCCCGACCTACTGGGGCTACTCCCGCTTCGGTCGGCGGCCGTGGGTCCAGACCGTCTACGAGATGGAGGTCTCGCCCAAGATCAAGCGGCACATGCCGCTCATCGTCGGGACCGGCTACCTCATCGACGAATTGGAGCACCGGCCCGGCCGGACCATCCTGATCAGCCCGCCCGTCGACACCGACGCCGACCGGCCCGACGACGCCGCCGGCGCCGCGTTCCGCCGCGAGCTCGGCCTGGACGGGAAGCTCCTCGTCATCGTCAGCCGGCTGGACGCCAGCATGAAGGCCCTCCCGATCGGGCTCGCGATCGAGGCCATGCGCACCCTCCCGGACGACACCACGCTGGCGATCGTCGGCACGGGCGATGACGCGGCGCGGCTGCGCGCGGCCGGCGACCGGGTGAACCAGGCGGTCGGCCGCGCGGCGGTCCGGTTCGTCGGGCCGATGGCCAACCCGCGGCCCGCGTACGCCGCGGCGGACGTGGTGCTCGGCATGGGCAGCTCGGCCGCGCGCGGCCTGGCGTTCGGCAAGCCGCTGGTCGTCCAGGGCGAGGCCGGCTGGTCGGAGCTCTTCGAGGAGCGCACCGCGGCCGCCCTGGCCCGCTACAGCTTCTGGAGCGCGGACGCCGTCGAGCAGCCGGTCGAGCGCCTCGCCGGCATCGTCGCGCCCCTGCTCGCCGACGACGCGCGGAGGGCCGAGCTCGGGGAGCTCGGACGTCGGTTCGCGGTGGAGCGGTTCGGGCTGACCCTGATGGCGGCCCGGCTCGCCGGCTTCTACGGCGAGGCCGTCGGAGCCTACGGGCTGCGGCGCTGGGGCGCCGACCTCGGGCCGGAGCTCGCCATCCTCGCCAGGAAGGCCGCCGGCAGCGTCCCGCGGCGCTCGCGCACCCGCAGGGACGAGGTGCCCGCGTGA
- a CDS encoding oligosaccharide flippase family protein: MTEEAGTTSLLSRAAHGAAWSGVSTVVLRLGGLVVGIVLARLLAPEQFGVYAVALTVQGILITVADLGLSADLIRSDDPDRIAPTVATLGLTAGTVTMLATAASSVGLATLLDSPQAAPAIGVLSITLLLAGGTVVPYAMLQRRFQQRELFFVGVADFVVSTTVTLLLVALGFGVMGLAIGRVAAQLVASTMQFLLARVKPRFSIDRTVVKGVLAFGLPIAAANLLSWALLNVDNIVLARVAGATALGYYVLAFNISSWPMNALSQVVRSIALPFFSRSGGGSRAFATVTAVAWAGALPAGTVLAALSFPLIDVLYGARWLPGAPVLAALGLYGSLRVAFDISAGYLYSQGRSRPVLWIQIIWLVALVGAMIAATEAYGIAGAGWAHVLVAALVILPAYLIALKLSGVRIGELFRMAWLPTVATVPAVAAAVAATLLIGNPVLALLAGGGAALVIYAALVWPWLRKQIRLLRASAGTAAHTSDDAGSATTEAGTESAAAESGGVIHDR; this comes from the coding sequence GTGACCGAGGAGGCCGGCACGACGTCGCTGCTGTCGCGCGCCGCCCACGGCGCCGCGTGGAGCGGCGTCAGCACGGTGGTCCTGCGGCTGGGCGGCCTGGTCGTCGGGATCGTGCTCGCCCGCCTGCTCGCACCGGAGCAGTTCGGCGTCTACGCGGTCGCCCTCACCGTGCAGGGCATCCTGATCACCGTCGCCGACCTGGGGCTCTCCGCCGACCTCATCCGCTCCGACGACCCCGACCGGATCGCGCCCACCGTCGCCACGCTCGGACTCACCGCGGGGACGGTCACGATGCTGGCCACGGCGGCCTCCAGCGTCGGCCTCGCCACCCTCCTGGACAGCCCGCAGGCCGCCCCCGCGATCGGCGTCCTCTCCATCACGCTCCTGCTCGCCGGCGGCACGGTCGTGCCCTACGCGATGCTGCAGCGGCGGTTCCAGCAGCGCGAGCTGTTCTTCGTCGGCGTCGCCGACTTCGTGGTGTCCACCACGGTCACGCTGCTGCTCGTCGCGCTCGGCTTCGGCGTCATGGGCCTGGCCATCGGCCGGGTCGCCGCCCAGCTCGTCGCCTCCACGATGCAGTTCCTCCTCGCCCGCGTGAAGCCGCGGTTCTCGATCGACCGGACGGTCGTCAAGGGCGTGCTCGCGTTCGGCCTCCCGATCGCCGCGGCCAACCTGCTCTCCTGGGCGCTGCTGAACGTCGACAACATCGTCCTCGCCCGGGTCGCCGGGGCCACCGCCCTCGGCTACTACGTGCTCGCCTTCAACATCTCCAGCTGGCCGATGAACGCGCTGTCGCAGGTGGTGCGCTCGATCGCCCTGCCGTTCTTCTCGCGCTCCGGGGGAGGCAGCAGGGCGTTCGCCACGGTCACGGCGGTCGCCTGGGCCGGAGCTCTGCCCGCCGGGACGGTGCTCGCCGCGCTGAGCTTCCCGCTGATCGACGTGCTCTACGGGGCGCGCTGGCTCCCCGGAGCGCCGGTGCTCGCGGCGCTCGGCCTGTACGGCAGCCTCCGGGTCGCCTTCGACATCTCCGCCGGCTACCTCTACTCCCAGGGCCGGTCGCGGCCGGTGCTGTGGATCCAGATCATCTGGCTGGTCGCGCTGGTCGGCGCGATGATCGCGGCGACCGAGGCCTACGGCATCGCCGGAGCCGGCTGGGCGCACGTGCTCGTCGCCGCGCTGGTGATCCTCCCCGCGTACCTGATCGCGCTCAAGCTGTCGGGCGTGCGGATCGGCGAGCTGTTCCGGATGGCGTGGCTGCCGACGGTGGCGACCGTTCCGGCGGTGGCCGCCGCGGTCGCCGCGACGCTGCTGATCGGCAACCCGGTGCTCGCCCTGCTGGCGGGCGGAGGCGCGGCGCTCGTGATCTACGCCGCCCTGGTCTGGCCGTGGCTGCGCAAGCAGATCCGGTTGCTGCGGGCCTCGGCCGGCACCGCCGCCCACACCTCCGACGACGCCGGATCCGCCACCACGGAAGCCGGCACCGAGTCCGCCGCCGCTGAGAGCGGGGGTGTGATCCATGACCGCTGA
- a CDS encoding glycosyltransferase: MTAETSTTQERRRARARREAALFGAVVTLTDLLPPRIRYGYVHRLTGRVLGRPLAGLAAAVPSAAPMPLPVTARDRGLRCGMLAGALDVGGIGAVVELLAAAFPAAGVTPVVVCSVDGARAERLRSHGVEVAIAATEADAHRVLRELALDAIELHGAPAHLEEAAIASGIPVIPVLHNTEIHYTPARWRRFARVLGHAVAAVAVSESVREFHARHVPAELAARIRVVANAVPSPGAPTPDDRRAARAALGRTVGADLADDVVLVSLARYDAQKNIAGLVASFLAHSADDRVRLVVAGEPSDWAEWRRADALRRCRPGADRVSLLGRSDARTLLAAADGFVLDSFFEGWPVAATEAAAAGLGLVLADVGGARELVGRDPGHSVLIANPCGPAAAVSDSAVARARRNCARQPNAAELGAAVDAFARRVCAGERPLPQDADALMAAMVEGHAAVLRGAAAQAPEAPRNEAAPRNERVAWGRR; this comes from the coding sequence ATGACCGCTGAGACGTCGACGACGCAGGAGCGCCGCCGCGCCCGCGCACGCCGGGAGGCCGCCCTCTTCGGCGCGGTCGTGACCCTGACCGACCTCCTGCCGCCGCGCATCCGCTACGGCTACGTGCACCGGCTGACCGGCCGCGTCCTCGGGCGTCCGCTCGCCGGCCTCGCCGCAGCCGTGCCCTCCGCCGCCCCGATGCCGCTGCCTGTCACGGCCCGCGACCGCGGCCTGCGCTGCGGGATGCTCGCCGGCGCCCTGGACGTCGGCGGGATCGGCGCGGTCGTGGAGCTGCTCGCCGCGGCCTTCCCGGCCGCCGGCGTCACCCCCGTGGTGGTCTGCTCCGTTGACGGCGCCCGGGCGGAGCGGCTGCGATCGCACGGCGTGGAGGTCGCGATCGCCGCGACGGAGGCCGACGCGCACCGGGTGCTGCGGGAGCTGGCGCTCGACGCGATCGAGCTGCACGGCGCCCCGGCCCACCTGGAGGAGGCGGCGATCGCCTCGGGCATCCCGGTGATCCCCGTCCTGCACAACACCGAGATCCACTACACCCCGGCGCGCTGGCGGCGGTTCGCGCGCGTGCTCGGCCACGCGGTCGCGGCCGTCGCGGTCAGCGAGTCGGTGCGGGAGTTCCACGCGCGGCACGTCCCCGCGGAGCTCGCAGCCCGCATCCGCGTGGTGGCCAACGCCGTCCCGTCTCCCGGTGCGCCGACGCCGGACGACCGCCGGGCGGCGCGCGCGGCGCTCGGACGGACCGTGGGCGCCGACCTCGCGGACGACGTCGTCCTGGTCAGCCTCGCCCGCTACGACGCGCAGAAGAACATCGCCGGGCTCGTCGCGTCGTTCCTCGCGCACAGCGCGGACGACCGGGTGCGGCTCGTGGTCGCGGGGGAGCCGTCGGACTGGGCCGAGTGGCGCCGCGCCGACGCCCTCCGCCGCTGCCGTCCCGGCGCGGACCGGGTGAGCCTGCTCGGCCGGTCGGACGCCCGCACGCTGCTTGCCGCCGCCGACGGCTTCGTCCTCGACTCGTTCTTCGAGGGTTGGCCGGTGGCGGCGACGGAGGCCGCGGCGGCGGGTCTCGGACTCGTGCTCGCCGACGTCGGAGGGGCGCGCGAGCTGGTCGGCCGCGACCCGGGGCACTCGGTGCTGATCGCCAACCCCTGCGGACCCGCTGCCGCCGTGTCGGACTCCGCCGTGGCGCGTGCGCGCCGGAACTGCGCGCGCCAGCCCAACGCCGCGGAGCTCGGGGCAGCGGTGGACGCGTTCGCCCGCCGGGTGTGTGCCGGGGAGCGGCCGCTCCCGCAGGACGCCGACGCGCTGATGGCGGCGATGGTCGAGGGCCACGCCGCGGTGCTCCGCGGCGCAGCCGCGCAGGCCCCCGAGGCGCCACGGAACGAAGCGGCGCCACGCAACGAACGAGTCGCCTGGGGGAGACGATGA
- a CDS encoding glycosyltransferase family 1 protein, with amino-acid sequence MNRLHSIRSKLRRARDVGVAGIAQRLAQRAYLRTGAAELSFNLAFEDILTDVPRDLPVPAARPARGEPLTIGWVSTPPAPGSGGHTTLFRMMEALEGRGHRCVLFLYDKHGVDVDAVTAVIREHWPRLRATVRDVTAGIRGVDAVVASGWESAHVIVRYGREPMRRLYFIQDYEPYFYGHGSQYELAAMTYRLPFRRIALGEMLDAMIAAETGLGNDVVPFGCDSRVYRLPERETARSGIVFYSRPDFPRRGYELACVALRLFHELHPDQEIHVYGARPRGLGIPVTFHGRMTTSELNDLYGRTIAGLAMSFTNITLVAEEMLAAGNIPVVNDLALAHLVLPNEHVRWAQPTAAALAGELSAAVSAPDVRERAAAAAASVVGRSWEPTCRAVVEIVEDEVYGEQAPHAASIEQPDAQPAAIHQPAAINQPAAVHQGEKR; translated from the coding sequence ATGAACAGACTGCACTCCATCCGCTCGAAGCTGCGGCGCGCACGGGACGTGGGCGTCGCCGGCATCGCGCAGCGCCTCGCCCAGCGCGCGTACCTGCGGACCGGCGCGGCGGAGCTCTCCTTCAACCTGGCGTTCGAGGACATCCTCACCGACGTCCCGCGCGACCTCCCGGTCCCCGCCGCCCGTCCCGCGCGCGGCGAGCCGCTGACGATCGGCTGGGTGTCGACCCCGCCGGCGCCGGGATCGGGCGGCCACACCACCCTGTTCCGGATGATGGAGGCGCTGGAGGGCCGCGGCCACCGCTGCGTCCTCTTCCTCTACGACAAGCACGGCGTCGACGTCGACGCCGTGACCGCGGTCATCCGCGAGCACTGGCCGCGCCTGCGGGCGACCGTGCGGGACGTCACGGCGGGCATCCGGGGCGTCGACGCGGTCGTCGCCTCCGGCTGGGAGTCGGCGCACGTCATCGTCCGGTACGGCCGCGAGCCGATGCGGCGGCTCTACTTCATCCAGGACTACGAGCCCTACTTCTACGGCCACGGCTCGCAGTACGAGCTGGCCGCGATGACCTACCGCCTGCCGTTCCGGCGGATCGCTCTGGGCGAGATGCTCGACGCGATGATCGCCGCGGAGACCGGGCTCGGCAACGACGTCGTGCCGTTCGGCTGCGACTCCCGCGTCTACCGGCTCCCCGAGCGGGAGACGGCACGCAGCGGAATCGTGTTCTACTCGCGCCCGGACTTCCCGCGCCGCGGCTACGAGCTGGCCTGCGTCGCGCTCCGGCTGTTCCACGAGCTGCACCCGGACCAGGAGATCCACGTCTACGGCGCGCGCCCGCGCGGCCTCGGCATCCCGGTGACCTTCCACGGCCGGATGACGACGAGCGAGCTGAACGACCTCTACGGCCGGACGATCGCCGGGCTCGCGATGTCGTTCACGAACATCACCCTGGTCGCCGAGGAGATGCTCGCGGCCGGGAACATCCCGGTCGTCAACGACCTGGCACTGGCGCACCTGGTGCTGCCGAACGAGCACGTCCGCTGGGCGCAGCCCACGGCGGCGGCGCTCGCCGGGGAGCTCAGCGCCGCGGTCTCGGCGCCGGACGTCCGCGAGCGCGCGGCCGCGGCCGCCGCCTCGGTGGTCGGCCGCTCGTGGGAGCCGACCTGCCGGGCGGTCGTGGAGATCGTCGAGGACGAGGTCTACGGGGAGCAGGCGCCGCACGCCGCGTCGATCGAGCAGCCGGACGCTCAGCCCGCAGCTATCCATCAGCCCGCAGCCATCAACCAGCCCGCAGCCGTCCATCAGGGGGAGAAGAGATGA